One Cervus canadensis isolate Bull #8, Minnesota chromosome 12, ASM1932006v1, whole genome shotgun sequence DNA window includes the following coding sequences:
- the LOC122451515 gene encoding cytochrome P450 7A1, whose protein sequence is MMSLSLIWGIVIAVCCCLYLLLGMRRRQMGEPPLENGLIPYLGCALQFGANPLEFLRANQRKHGHVFTCRLMGNYVHFITNPLSYHKVLCHGKYFDWKKFHFTASAKAFGHRSIDPSDGNTTDNISKTIIKTLQGDALSSLTEAMMGNLQLVLRPQGPPQPPTPTWVTEGMYSFCYRIMFEAGYLTLFGRDLAGQDAQKALILKSLDNFKQFDKIFPALVAGFPIHVFKTGHYAREKLTEGLRLQKLRERDHISELVRFLNDTFATLDDTERAKSLLAVLWASQANTIPATFWSLFQMIRNPEAMKAATEEVNKTLENAGQKVSFEDSPIHLNQIQLDNMPVLDSIIKESLRLSSASLNIRTAKEDFTLHLQDGSYNIRKDDIIALYPQLMHLDPEIYPDPLTFKYDRYLDENGKTKTTFYSNGLKLKYYYMPFGSGVTICPGRLFAVQEIKQFLILMLSYFELELVEGCVKCPPLDQSRAGLGILPPLYDTEFRYKFKHP, encoded by the exons ATGATGAGCCTCTCTTTGATATGGGGGATTGTTATAGCAGTGTGCTGTTGTTTATACCTACTTCTTGGAATGAGAAGAAG GCAGATGGGTGAACCACCTCTGGAGAATGGGCTGATTCCGTATCTGGGTTGTGCTCTGCAATTTGGTGCCAATCCTCTCGAGTTCCTCAGAGCAAATCAAAGGAAACATGGTCATGTTTTCACCTGCAGACTGATGGGAAACTATGTCCACTTCATCACCAATCCCTTGTCATATCATAAAGTACTGTGCCATGGAAAATACTTTGATTGGAAAAAATTTCACTTTACTGCTTCTGCAAAG GCATTTGGACACAGAAGCATTGACCCGAGTGATGGAAACACCACTGATAACATAAGCAAAACTATCATCAAGACCCTGCAGGGTGATGCCTTGAGCTCCCTCACAGAAGCCATGATGGGAAATCTCCAGCTTGTCCTGAGACCTCAGGGGCCACCACAGCCCCCCACGCCCACCTGGGTGACCGAGGGGATGTACTCCTTCTGCTACCGGATCATGTTCGAAGCTGGCTACTTGACGCTTTTTGGCCGCGATCTCGCAGGGCAAGATGCCCAAAAGGCGCTCATTCTAAAGAGCCTGGACAACTTCAAGCAATTTGACAAAATCTTTCCAGCCCTGGTGGCTGGCTTCCCCATCCATGTGTTCAAGACAGGACACTACGCCCGGGAGAAGCTGACAGAGGGCTTGAGGCTCCAGAAGCTCAGAGAAAGAGACCACATCTCAGAGCTGGTCAGGTTTCTGAATGACACATTCGCCACCTTGGATGACACAGAGAGAGCCAAGTCACTCCTCGCAGTCCTCTGGGCATCACAAGCAAACACCATTCCAGCCACTTTCTGGAGCTTGTTTCAAATGATTAG AAACCCGGAGGCAATGAAAGCGGCCACTGAAGAAGTAAATAAAACACTAGAGAACGCTGGTCAAAAAGTTAGCTTTGAAGACAGTCCTATTCATTTGAATCAGATACAACTGGACAACATGCCCGTGCtag ACAGTATCATCAAGGAGTCTCTGAGACTTTCCAGCGCTTCCCTCAACATCCGTACTGCTAAAGAGGACTTCACTTTGCACCTCCAGGACGGTTCCTATAATATCCGCAAAGATGACATCATAGCTCTTTATCCACAGTTAATGCATTTAGATCCAGAAATCTACCCAGACCCTTTG ACTTTCAAATACGATCGCTATCTTGATGAAAATGGGAAGACAAAGACTACCTTCTACAGTAATGGACTTAAGTTAAAGTATTACTACATGCCCTTTGGGTCAGGAGTCACTATATGTCCTGGAAGATTATTCGCTGTCCAGGAAATCAAGCAGTTTTTGATCCTGATGCTTTCCTATTTCGAACTGGAGCTTGTGGAGGGCTGTGTCAAATGTCCGCCTTTGGACCAGTCCCGGGCAGGCTTGGGCATTTTACCACCATTGTATGATACTGAGTTTAGATATAAATTCAAACATCCGTGA